From the Francisella frigiditurris genome, one window contains:
- the gcvH gene encoding glycine cleavage system protein GcvH — MTEIKQDYLYTETNEWIRVDGDIATIGIDDYSQNEFGEIVYVDLPKVGQKCEKDDDVCVIESVKTASDICSPLSGEVVKVNETLVDKPKLINESCYDKGWLYQLKLSNTEELKDLISPAKYVEYVS, encoded by the coding sequence ATGACTGAAATAAAGCAAGATTATTTATATACAGAAACAAATGAGTGGATTAGAGTAGATGGTGATATTGCCACTATTGGTATAGATGATTATTCTCAAAATGAATTTGGTGAGATTGTTTATGTTGATTTACCAAAAGTTGGTCAAAAATGTGAAAAAGATGATGATGTCTGTGTGATTGAATCTGTAAAAACAGCTTCTGATATTTGTTCTCCATTATCTGGTGAAGTAGTTAAAGTTAATGAAACTCTTGTTGATAAACCGAAACTTATTAATGAGTCGTGTTATGACAAGGGATGGTTATATCAATTAAAACTTTCAAATACGGAAGAGTTGAAAGATCTCATTTCTCCAGCGAAATATGTTGAGTATGTGAGTTAA
- a CDS encoding RelA/SpoT family protein → MFSFYHLNKLICEYLSESDRLKIAEAYIFGADAHETQVRSSGEPYFTHPVAVACILADMMLDADTIIAALLHDVIEDTEYTFTDIKNKFGLKVAELVEGVTKLTQIRHKNRAEQQAENFRKMLLSVTKDVRVIFIKLADRLHNMRTLAPLKPEKKRRISKETLEVFAPIAHRLGINTLKEQLETLAFEGMYPYRYRILEERVRQVEKNKEKVFYEVKETLSKRLGTLITDKSIKGRKKTLYSIYNKMKKKGMPFSEIMDMYAYKVIVPRRIDCYVALGKVHEAYKPVPQKFKDYIATPKVNGYKSLHTVVLGPYNIPMEIQIKTQRMDESAEFGVAAHWSYKSGEKSDKSLKKWLKRISDIQVYTASSVEFLENVKKDLFDNDVFVFTPNGEIIELPAGSTCVDFAYYIHTAVGNRCLGAKVNRKNVPLNYRLKQGDSVEIITSPVADPNPAWLNFVVTGRAKASIKSYIKEQSTNENYIRGREIISNELAKFDINIEEIPSEVVDGALYNYESIETINRFYLDIGLGLVEKDNFIDFIVKHISDSIKEEEFDEAVIRLRYGDDLRIANCCLPIPNDDIKAVIVPGEGIKVHRSSCNIAYRDLAKEGSKETFSKWISHDGDEASFRARMIITINNISGAIAKITTAFAREGVDIRSFSVLSMSNSIAVLEAVIIVKDTKEFYLLSRIIRKLDICLNAERGLNKD, encoded by the coding sequence ATGTTTAGCTTTTACCATTTAAATAAATTAATTTGTGAATACTTATCGGAATCTGACAGACTAAAGATTGCTGAGGCATATATTTTTGGTGCAGATGCTCATGAAACACAAGTTAGAAGCTCAGGAGAACCATATTTTACGCATCCTGTTGCGGTAGCATGTATCTTAGCAGATATGATGTTAGATGCAGATACAATAATAGCAGCATTATTGCATGATGTTATAGAGGATACAGAATATACTTTTACAGATATAAAAAATAAATTTGGATTAAAAGTAGCAGAATTAGTAGAAGGGGTTACAAAGCTTACTCAGATTAGACATAAAAATAGGGCAGAACAGCAGGCAGAAAATTTTAGAAAAATGTTATTGTCTGTTACAAAAGATGTTCGAGTTATTTTCATAAAGCTTGCTGATAGGCTTCATAATATGAGGACATTAGCTCCATTAAAGCCAGAAAAGAAAAGAAGAATATCAAAAGAGACTTTAGAAGTTTTTGCACCTATAGCTCATAGACTAGGTATCAATACATTAAAAGAACAGTTAGAAACTTTAGCATTTGAAGGAATGTATCCATATCGCTATAGAATCTTAGAAGAAAGAGTTAGGCAAGTAGAAAAAAATAAAGAAAAAGTATTCTATGAAGTAAAGGAGACTTTAAGTAAAAGGCTTGGTACATTAATTACAGATAAGAGTATAAAAGGAAGAAAAAAAACTCTTTATAGTATTTATAATAAAATGAAGAAAAAAGGAATGCCTTTTTCTGAAATAATGGATATGTACGCTTATAAAGTAATAGTTCCTAGAAGAATCGATTGTTATGTTGCTTTAGGTAAAGTTCATGAGGCTTATAAACCTGTTCCACAAAAATTTAAAGACTATATAGCTACTCCAAAAGTAAACGGCTATAAGTCATTACATACAGTAGTTTTAGGACCATATAATATTCCTATGGAGATACAAATTAAGACTCAAAGGATGGATGAATCTGCTGAATTTGGGGTCGCAGCTCATTGGAGTTATAAATCAGGTGAAAAGAGTGATAAGTCTCTAAAAAAATGGCTTAAGAGAATTTCTGATATACAAGTGTATACAGCAAGCTCGGTAGAGTTCTTAGAGAATGTAAAAAAAGATCTATTTGATAACGATGTATTTGTATTCACTCCAAATGGAGAAATCATAGAATTACCAGCAGGGTCTACATGTGTTGATTTTGCATACTATATTCATACAGCTGTAGGAAATAGATGTTTAGGAGCAAAGGTTAATAGGAAGAATGTTCCTCTAAATTATAGGCTTAAGCAAGGAGATAGTGTTGAGATTATTACATCTCCAGTGGCTGACCCAAATCCAGCATGGCTTAATTTTGTAGTTACGGGTAGAGCTAAAGCTTCTATAAAATCATATATAAAAGAACAAAGCACAAATGAAAATTATATTAGAGGTAGAGAGATTATTTCTAATGAATTAGCTAAATTTGATATAAATATAGAAGAAATTCCATCTGAAGTGGTTGATGGTGCTTTATATAATTATGAAAGTATAGAAACAATAAATAGGTTTTATTTGGATATAGGTCTCGGATTAGTTGAGAAAGATAACTTTATAGATTTTATTGTTAAACATATATCAGATTCTATAAAAGAAGAAGAATTTGATGAAGCTGTGATAAGACTTAGATATGGAGATGACCTTAGAATTGCTAACTGTTGTTTACCTATTCCTAATGATGATATAAAAGCTGTCATAGTACCTGGAGAAGGTATAAAAGTTCATAGATCAAGTTGTAATATTGCATATAGAGACTTAGCTAAAGAGGGTTCTAAAGAGACTTTTTCTAAATGGATTTCTCATGATGGCGATGAGGCGAGCTTTAGAGCAAGAATGATTATTACAATAAATAATATATCAGGAGCAATAGCAAAAATAACAACCGCCTTTGCCAGAGAGGGTGTTGATATTAGAAGCTTTAGTGTTTTAAGTATGAGTAACTCTATTGCTGTCTTAGAGGCTGTAATAATTGTTAAAGATACAAAAGAATTTTATTTATTATCTAGAATAATTAGAAAATTAGATATTTGTTTAAATGCTGAAAGAGGTTTAAATAAAGACTAA
- a CDS encoding pyridoxal phosphate-dependent aminotransferase, producing the protein MATLNKKIQNVTPSSTTAMAKVAKDLAEKGHDVVSLAIGEPGFSTPDVIKKAGIEAINNNITKYTNVDGLKELRQAIVDRYKRNYGALFSADQVCISSGAKHSLHNIFNCILEEGDEAIFFAPYWVSYPDMISLTGAKPVVVKTKFENNFEIDVAELETYINENTKAIIINNPNNPTGLIYSKECIEALANLIRKYPNIWIIGDDIYDELFFDKRPTLISEIAPDLADRYVIASGVSKNYSMTGWRVGFSIAPEFLNNAIKKFQSQSTTCACSISQYAATTAMNIPEADLKVFIDSYKEKTDFVAKALKEMPHIDVKKAHGTFYLFPSLKELLANTKFNTDAEFCRAFLQEEFVAMMPGSSFGLEDCARISCANKMSELEEAMRRLKRFIIRHTS; encoded by the coding sequence ATGGCTACTTTAAATAAGAAAATTCAAAATGTCACTCCATCATCAACAACAGCTATGGCGAAAGTTGCTAAGGACTTAGCTGAAAAAGGTCATGATGTTGTATCTTTAGCTATTGGCGAACCAGGATTCTCTACTCCAGATGTTATAAAAAAAGCTGGTATAGAAGCAATAAATAATAACATCACAAAATATACAAATGTAGATGGTTTAAAAGAGCTAAGACAAGCTATAGTCGATAGATATAAAAGAAATTATGGAGCTTTATTTTCTGCTGATCAAGTTTGTATTTCTTCTGGTGCAAAGCATAGCCTACATAATATTTTTAACTGTATATTAGAAGAGGGTGATGAAGCCATTTTCTTTGCCCCTTATTGGGTTTCTTATCCGGATATGATTAGTTTAACTGGAGCTAAACCAGTAGTTGTAAAAACAAAATTTGAAAATAATTTTGAAATTGATGTCGCAGAGCTAGAAACATACATTAATGAAAATACTAAAGCTATTATTATAAATAATCCTAATAATCCAACAGGACTTATTTACTCGAAAGAGTGTATTGAAGCATTAGCTAATCTAATTAGAAAATATCCTAATATTTGGATTATAGGTGATGATATTTATGATGAATTATTCTTTGATAAAAGACCAACATTAATATCAGAAATTGCACCAGATTTGGCGGATAGATATGTTATAGCTAGTGGTGTTTCTAAAAATTACTCTATGACTGGTTGGAGAGTTGGTTTTTCAATAGCTCCAGAATTTTTAAATAATGCTATTAAGAAGTTTCAATCACAATCTACTACTTGTGCTTGCTCAATATCTCAATATGCTGCTACTACAGCTATGAATATCCCAGAGGCTGATTTAAAAGTATTTATAGACTCATATAAAGAAAAAACTGATTTTGTTGCTAAAGCTCTAAAAGAAATGCCTCATATTGATGTCAAAAAAGCTCATGGAACATTTTATTTATTCCCTAGTTTAAAAGAGCTTTTAGCAAATACTAAATTTAATACAGACGCAGAGTTTTGTAGAGCTTTTTTACAAGAAGAGTTTGTTGCTATGATGCCAGGATCATCTTTTGGTCTTGAAGACTGTGCTAGAATTAGCTGTGCAAATAAAATGTCAGAGCTAGAAGAAGCAATGAGAAGATTAAAAAGATTCATCATTAGACACACTAGCTAA
- a CDS encoding zinc ribbon domain-containing protein YjdM: MSGLPNCPKCNSEYTYEDGQLFICPECSYEWNAVGESNSSDDEKIVKDANGNLLQDGDSVTVIKDLKVKGSSLVVKVGTKVKSIRLVDGDHDIDCKIDGIGAMKLKSEFVKKS, encoded by the coding sequence ATGTCAGGTTTACCAAATTGTCCAAAATGTAATTCAGAATATACTTATGAAGATGGTCAATTATTTATTTGTCCAGAGTGTTCATATGAATGGAATGCAGTAGGGGAATCAAATAGCTCAGATGATGAAAAAATAGTGAAAGATGCTAATGGTAATCTTTTACAAGATGGTGATAGTGTGACTGTTATCAAAGACTTAAAAGTTAAAGGTTCATCTCTTGTTGTAAAAGTTGGGACAAAAGTTAAGAGTATTCGTCTAGTTGATGGAGATCATGATATTGATTGTAAAATCGATGGTATTGGTGCAATGAAACTAAAGTCTGAGTTTGTTAAGAAATCATAA
- the recR gene encoding recombination mediator RecR has translation MQNNILSPKIIAVIDSLKKLPSVGKKTSQRLALHLLDKSPDAAIQIANSLLDAVNHIQKCNVCQILTESEICDICSNERRDSTKLCIIENMLDLIAIEEANIFKGKYFVLNGRLSPLDGIGPKELKLDLLEKIITSRKVEEIILAISPTVEGETTAHFISEMIRNKDIKITRIGFGVPFGGELEYLDQQTISHAFNCRTNI, from the coding sequence ATGCAAAACAATATACTCTCACCTAAAATAATCGCTGTAATTGACTCTTTAAAAAAACTTCCCAGCGTAGGAAAAAAAACCTCTCAAAGACTAGCATTACATCTTTTAGATAAGTCTCCAGATGCTGCTATTCAAATTGCTAATTCCTTATTAGATGCTGTTAATCATATTCAAAAATGTAATGTTTGTCAGATACTAACTGAATCAGAGATTTGTGATATTTGCTCAAATGAAAGAAGAGATAGTACTAAATTATGTATTATTGAAAACATGCTTGATTTAATTGCTATTGAAGAGGCAAATATTTTTAAAGGTAAATATTTTGTACTAAATGGAAGACTTTCTCCTTTAGATGGAATTGGTCCCAAAGAGCTTAAGCTAGACCTTCTAGAGAAAATCATAACATCTAGAAAAGTTGAAGAAATAATATTGGCTATAAGTCCAACTGTAGAGGGTGAAACAACAGCGCACTTTATATCTGAGATGATCAGGAATAAAGATATTAAAATTACTAGAATTGGCTTTGGTGTTCCTTTTGGAGGGGAGCTAGAGTACTTAGATCAACAAACTATATCTCATGCATTTAACTGTAGGACAAATATTTAG
- the murG gene encoding undecaprenyldiphospho-muramoylpentapeptide beta-N-acetylglucosaminyltransferase, whose product MEYKTDLSKLKGKNIIVTAGGTGGHIFPALAIAHALKENGANITWVGTRNSMEEKIVSGKFNIQYIKSSGIRGKGLSKKAALPFTLTASVLAATIILKKTKANLVIGFGGYVSGPTCIAAKLIGIPVIIHEQNAKIGLTNRVLAKFAKQVCLAFPIDNLNNYFKEKQLKKFSIVGNPVRLEIVKLNGINRNFSNEKSLNLLVLGGSQGAKAINEKIPSLIEILKDKGINITVWHQTGKLLFDDTKQHYSSISNQNIKEIAPFIENMAEAYEWANVIICRAGALTVSEVAISGLPAIFIPFPAAVDDHQYFNAHTIVENNAGFCLRQEEASLEELSNILLELALNKEKLINISENARKTLIKDSTAQILNIVAQTLK is encoded by the coding sequence ATGGAATATAAAACAGATTTATCTAAGCTTAAAGGTAAAAATATTATTGTTACTGCTGGTGGTACTGGTGGCCATATTTTCCCTGCATTAGCCATTGCCCATGCATTAAAAGAAAATGGTGCTAATATAACTTGGGTTGGCACTAGAAATAGTATGGAAGAAAAAATAGTTTCTGGAAAATTTAATATTCAATATATTAAAAGTTCTGGTATTCGTGGTAAAGGTCTGTCAAAAAAAGCTGCTTTACCATTTACATTAACAGCAAGTGTATTAGCTGCTACCATTATTCTTAAAAAAACAAAAGCTAATTTAGTTATCGGTTTTGGAGGATATGTTTCTGGACCTACATGTATAGCAGCTAAGCTTATAGGAATCCCTGTAATAATTCATGAGCAAAATGCTAAAATAGGTTTAACTAACAGAGTTTTAGCTAAATTTGCCAAACAAGTCTGCCTAGCTTTTCCTATTGATAATTTAAATAATTATTTTAAAGAAAAGCAGTTAAAGAAATTTTCAATCGTAGGTAATCCTGTTAGATTAGAAATTGTAAAGCTTAATGGTATCAATAGAAATTTTAGCAATGAAAAATCCTTAAACTTACTAGTTTTAGGTGGCAGTCAAGGAGCTAAAGCTATAAATGAGAAAATACCCTCTTTAATAGAAATTTTAAAGGATAAAGGTATTAATATAACAGTATGGCATCAAACAGGAAAATTATTATTTGATGACACAAAACAACATTACTCTTCTATTTCTAACCAAAACATTAAAGAAATAGCTCCTTTTATAGAAAACATGGCTGAAGCATATGAATGGGCTAATGTTATTATTTGTAGAGCTGGAGCACTCACAGTATCAGAAGTAGCTATATCAGGTTTACCAGCAATTTTTATACCTTTTCCCGCAGCTGTTGATGATCATCAATATTTTAATGCTCATACAATAGTAGAGAATAATGCTGGATTCTGTTTGCGACAAGAAGAAGCCAGTCTTGAAGAGTTATCAAATATACTTTTAGAGCTCGCTTTAAATAAAGAAAAACTTATAAATATCTCAGAAAATGCAAGAAAAACCTTGATAAAAGATAGTACAGCACAAATATTAAATATAGTAGCTCAGACTTTAAAATAA
- a CDS encoding YbaB/EbfC family nucleoid-associated protein: MNFDMSKLMQQAQKMQEQMKKAQEEKDKMEVEGEAGAGLVKITMTGKYDVKSVSIDDSLMSEDKEMLEDLIAAAVNSAVRKVEESSGTDLNKMAQEAGINIPAGMKFPF; this comes from the coding sequence ATGAATTTCGATATGTCTAAATTAATGCAACAAGCCCAAAAAATGCAAGAGCAAATGAAAAAAGCTCAAGAAGAAAAAGATAAAATGGAAGTTGAAGGTGAAGCTGGTGCTGGTCTTGTTAAAATCACTATGACAGGTAAGTATGATGTTAAAAGTGTTAGCATAGATGATAGCCTAATGTCTGAAGATAAAGAAATGCTAGAGGACTTAATTGCTGCAGCTGTTAATAGTGCTGTAAGAAAGGTAGAAGAAAGCTCTGGAACAGATTTAAATAAAATGGCTCAAGAAGCTGGTATAAATATACCTGCAGGCATGAAATTTCCATTCTAA
- the pgsC gene encoding poly-gamma-glutamate biosynthesis protein PgsC: protein MDPLTLSIGIGLVVGLIFVSFLGLSTGGMVVPGYFALEMGAPDRVIITIIVSIIIFGIIRFMSKFMIIYGRRRIALTVLLSFIIGYLSNIFVAPYLGTSYFSSDLQVIGYIIPGLITLSIDRQGLIETIGSLLIASVIIRLLLIVLIGPQIVGI from the coding sequence ATGGATCCGTTAACTCTCTCGATAGGAATTGGTCTTGTCGTTGGTTTAATATTTGTTTCATTTTTAGGGCTTTCTACTGGAGGTATGGTCGTACCAGGTTATTTTGCTTTAGAAATGGGTGCTCCTGATAGAGTTATAATAACTATAATAGTTTCAATAATTATTTTTGGTATTATACGCTTTATGTCTAAATTTATGATTATCTATGGAAGAAGAAGGATAGCATTAACAGTTTTGCTTTCTTTTATTATAGGTTATTTATCAAATATCTTTGTTGCTCCATACCTTGGTACAAGCTATTTTTCTAGTGATTTACAAGTTATTGGATATATCATACCAGGATTAATTACTCTATCTATAGATAGACAAGGGCTTATAGAGACGATAGGTTCTTTATTGATAGCATCTGTAATAATCCGTTTATTGTTAATTGTATTAATAGGTCCACAAATAGTAGGGATATAA
- a CDS encoding class II glutamine amidotransferase yields the protein MCRWLMYHGKSIIMSKLLVDPENSLIHQSIASHEGVVNVNGDGFGLGWYTKLNKKPGVYKDPLPAWNNKNLASIASHIKSKNFLAHVRASTGTPSTTTNCHPFRYKNHLFMHNGAIFNFNEIRHDLEYLIDKKYFKHRYGCTDTEAMFLLSLTNGLIEDPKTAINKTIEQIFKIQQQNNVPQAIKASIAYTDGNTSYAIKTSTINHQPSLYYVNYEDMLDSLGMEKQGQKYKNSYVVLSEPLLKSESYKYVDNHTIIKISENEFTIEKL from the coding sequence ATGTGTCGCTGGTTAATGTATCATGGAAAATCTATAATAATGAGTAAACTTTTAGTTGATCCAGAAAACTCATTAATTCATCAAAGTATTGCTTCACATGAAGGGGTTGTAAATGTAAATGGGGATGGTTTTGGATTAGGATGGTACACAAAGCTTAATAAAAAACCAGGAGTATATAAAGATCCTTTACCTGCTTGGAATAATAAAAATTTAGCTTCTATTGCTTCTCATATTAAAAGTAAAAACTTTCTTGCTCACGTAAGAGCTTCAACCGGTACTCCATCCACAACAACAAACTGCCATCCTTTTAGATATAAAAATCATCTTTTTATGCATAATGGAGCGATCTTTAATTTTAATGAAATTAGACACGATCTTGAATATCTTATAGATAAGAAATATTTTAAACATAGATATGGTTGTACTGATACTGAAGCAATGTTTTTATTATCATTAACTAATGGTCTTATAGAAGATCCTAAAACAGCAATAAATAAAACTATTGAGCAAATATTCAAAATCCAACAACAAAATAATGTACCCCAAGCCATTAAAGCAAGCATAGCATATACTGATGGAAATACATCTTATGCTATAAAAACATCTACTATTAATCATCAACCATCATTATACTATGTAAATTATGAAGATATGCTTGATTCACTAGGCATGGAAAAGCAAGGTCAAAAATATAAAAATAGTTATGTTGTTTTATCTGAACCTTTGCTAAAATCAGAATCTTACAAATATGTAGATAATCATACAATAATCAAAATTTCAGAAAATGAATTTACTATAGAGAAACTATAA
- the pgsW gene encoding poly-gamma-glutamate system protein, producing the protein MKNMYWHRKFLSRYIIVFLCAFMIVSLYIVEGNLVVENKGMTQKLEAANIAFNAFKTTQREFLSKGYYCSKVGDVSCTGLIGESMTEITTDSGDLYAKRSSVNPNIAALFVSWLTQLDLKEGDVVAVQETGSYPALDIAMLSAIKALKLKPIIIFSVGSSQFGANRPDFTWPDIYKNLVKNGVFDYDILGITLGGSRDTGYGMSPAAILKLNDAVKRNGYKLINVPYKDSTNRSIKTRMELYKKAIGDDKIKAYINVGGNMASIGLKQIDTNKNTIESNDKKDDEKETKKFVRISSFPPGITKKLPIEYKNVNSVAVNYLKEGIAVVNIRDINSSIVEKYGITYNPTTMTPPGQGAIFAQKKYNTTLAAILLIIDIILITVVAILSRRYLISYKTK; encoded by the coding sequence ATGAAAAATATGTATTGGCATAGAAAATTTTTGTCACGTTACATTATAGTTTTCTTATGCGCATTTATGATAGTTTCTTTATATATAGTTGAAGGAAACCTTGTTGTAGAAAATAAAGGAATGACACAAAAGCTAGAAGCCGCAAATATTGCTTTTAATGCTTTTAAAACTACACAAAGAGAATTTTTATCAAAAGGTTATTATTGTAGTAAGGTTGGCGATGTTTCTTGTACTGGTTTGATTGGTGAATCTATGACAGAAATAACAACTGATTCTGGAGATCTTTACGCTAAAAGGTCATCAGTAAATCCTAATATAGCAGCTTTATTTGTTAGTTGGCTAACGCAGTTAGATTTAAAAGAAGGGGATGTGGTGGCTGTTCAAGAAACAGGATCATATCCTGCTCTGGATATAGCTATGCTATCAGCAATTAAAGCATTAAAGCTTAAGCCAATTATCATTTTCTCTGTAGGATCTTCACAGTTTGGTGCAAATAGACCAGACTTTACATGGCCAGATATTTATAAGAATTTGGTTAAAAATGGAGTTTTTGATTATGATATTTTAGGCATTACTTTAGGAGGTTCAAGAGATACTGGTTATGGAATGTCACCAGCGGCTATATTGAAATTAAATGATGCTGTTAAAAGAAATGGTTATAAATTGATAAATGTTCCATATAAAGATTCTACTAATAGATCTATAAAAACAAGAATGGAACTTTATAAAAAAGCTATTGGAGATGATAAGATAAAGGCTTATATTAATGTTGGTGGAAATATGGCTTCTATTGGTCTTAAACAAATAGATACAAATAAGAATACTATAGAAAGTAATGATAAAAAGGATGATGAAAAAGAAACTAAAAAGTTTGTTCGTATATCTAGTTTTCCACCAGGTATAACTAAAAAACTACCAATAGAATATAAAAATGTAAATTCAGTGGCAGTTAACTATTTAAAAGAGGGTATTGCTGTTGTGAATATTAGAGATATTAACTCTTCAATTGTTGAAAAATATGGAATAACTTATAATCCAACTACAATGACACCCCCTGGTCAAGGTGCTATATTTGCACAAAAAAAATATAACACAACATTAGCAGCTATATTGTTAATTATAGATATTATATTAATAACTGTTGTAGCAATTCTTTCAAGAAGATATCTTATTTCCTATAAAACTAAATAA
- the pgsB gene encoding poly-gamma-glutamate synthase PgsB: protein MDFLLVAGVFVALAVYLIIENIFHNKSIKSVPIRIHVNGTRGKSSVARLIAAGVRAGGYRTVAKTTGTLARYIDTDGSETPVFRIGYSNIAEQIKILFKARKAKADAIIIECMALQPLLQSLCERKLVRATHGVLTNARPDHLDVMGPTERDVAKALAGTVPLGTKYFTAEDVHLDFFEYACKDRGTELIVATPEDAEKITDEEINKFVYSEFKINVALALKVTDDLGIPRDVALKGMWEATPDPGAMTEYNFDIQGKEINFANAFAANDPVSTKMLWDKLCSKYEACDKKVLVVNCRDDREDRSKQMAEAALEWQTQDLIVLIGTGTEVFTSFYKKYAKALSKPMAKVIICEEMTPIEILNKTVVANPGDSYILVGVGNIKDIGMQLVDFCDNEHKKKHNLEV, encoded by the coding sequence TTGGACTTTTTATTAGTAGCTGGCGTTTTTGTGGCTTTAGCTGTGTATTTAATAATAGAAAATATTTTTCACAATAAAAGTATAAAAAGTGTTCCTATAAGAATTCATGTTAATGGAACTAGAGGAAAATCAAGTGTAGCTAGACTAATAGCTGCAGGTGTCAGAGCTGGTGGTTATAGGACTGTTGCTAAAACGACAGGAACATTGGCAAGATATATAGATACGGATGGTTCTGAAACACCAGTTTTTAGAATTGGTTATAGTAATATTGCAGAGCAGATAAAAATACTTTTTAAAGCAAGAAAAGCAAAGGCTGATGCCATTATTATCGAATGTATGGCTTTACAGCCTCTTTTACAATCTCTTTGTGAAAGAAAGTTAGTAAGAGCTACTCATGGAGTTTTGACAAATGCGCGTCCAGACCATTTAGATGTTATGGGTCCTACTGAAAGAGATGTTGCGAAAGCCTTAGCTGGAACAGTTCCTTTGGGGACAAAATATTTTACTGCTGAGGATGTTCATTTAGATTTTTTTGAGTATGCATGTAAGGATAGAGGTACAGAGCTTATAGTCGCTACTCCAGAAGATGCTGAAAAAATAACAGATGAAGAAATTAACAAATTTGTTTATTCAGAATTTAAAATTAATGTGGCTTTAGCCTTAAAAGTGACAGATGATCTTGGAATTCCAAGAGATGTGGCTTTAAAAGGAATGTGGGAAGCAACTCCAGATCCGGGAGCGATGACAGAGTATAATTTTGATATCCAAGGTAAAGAGATTAATTTTGCAAATGCTTTTGCAGCAAATGATCCAGTGTCTACAAAAATGCTTTGGGATAAACTTTGTAGTAAGTACGAGGCATGCGATAAAAAAGTTCTTGTTGTTAATTGTAGAGATGATAGAGAAGATAGATCTAAACAAATGGCAGAAGCTGCTTTAGAATGGCAAACTCAAGATCTTATTGTACTTATTGGTACAGGAACAGAGGTGTTTACTTCTTTTTATAAAAAATATGCAAAAGCACTTAGCAAGCCTATGGCAAAGGTAATTATTTGTGAAGAAATGACACCAATAGAGATTTTAAATAAAACTGTAGTCGCTAACCCTGGTGATTCATATATCTTGGTTGGTGTTGGGAATATTAAAGATATTGGTATGCAATTGGTCGATTTTTGTGATAATGAACATAAAAAGAAGCATAATTTAGAGGTTTAA